The following are encoded in a window of Pseudomonas graminis genomic DNA:
- a CDS encoding cysteine hydrolase family protein yields MDIHHKAALVLIDMQQGINHPKLGRRNNPDAEQRMLKLLSAWRDSGRTVIHVRHFSRSPDSVFWPQQSGVEFQPAFMPWDDEGELHKQVPDAFCHSALEGWLRADGINQVVIVGVVTNNSVESTARTGGNLGFEVIVPHDACFTFDGADFFGQPRSAEDIHAMSLANLHGEYAQVVATEAILRAIS; encoded by the coding sequence GTGGATATCCATCACAAAGCGGCGCTGGTCCTCATCGACATGCAGCAGGGCATCAACCACCCCAAGCTGGGCCGGCGCAACAACCCTGACGCCGAGCAGCGCATGCTGAAACTGCTGAGCGCCTGGCGCGACAGCGGCCGCACGGTGATTCATGTGCGGCATTTCTCCCGCTCACCGGATTCTGTGTTCTGGCCGCAGCAATCAGGTGTCGAGTTTCAACCGGCGTTTATGCCGTGGGACGACGAAGGCGAGTTGCACAAACAGGTGCCCGATGCGTTCTGCCATTCGGCGCTGGAAGGTTGGCTGCGTGCGGACGGGATCAATCAGGTGGTGATCGTTGGTGTGGTGACCAACAACTCCGTGGAGTCGACCGCGCGCACTGGCGGCAATCTCGGCTTCGAGGTCATCGTGCCCCACGATGCCTGCTTCACCTTCGACGGCGCGGACTTCTTCGGTCAGCCACGCAGTGCCGAGGACATCCACGCCATGTCGCTGGCCAACCTGCACGGTGAGTACGCGCAGGTGGTGGCGACCGAGGCTATTTTGCGTGCTATCAGCTAA